One Fusarium poae strain DAOMC 252244 chromosome 4, whole genome shotgun sequence DNA window includes the following coding sequences:
- a CDS encoding hypothetical protein (BUSCO:22462at5125), whose amino-acid sequence MEARSLTALNNLAGNPPQYPINPAQERQDPVTLYISRVPGTRDVILSPFKPQLKIVTAEDVANCLYYVHYEVPSLEPTGGAPGLRDDGHRSSSDENSSIRNIKRKPVPGGARPLTPPPTDHLPVPDQDPTRRRGLSVNSTFDPRQQPSPRYDHEQEEQSPVLPPRPGTNVPRIQAPQPSISRDPSVTRKPVGPRTSTSSAPGSENQRPLPQAPGPYPAAADLERMLASNRPPPNRKNHSRSPSPKKSYEGKQPFKLALIRRDPSTGNQWNVGHISSFQTDAPPPDQDDANPLFTSVPPVAQPPNAGNPPINVHIETLGYGKFRGMPTRRSFDAGPGMDTTQPKDGGVVMSRQIAMAYAKSWTTNWREMLQDGAGRGHGRQGSVGSVDSVEASSPVEPAISMQPAPGFRPRGYIFTSPWNGRCEFRTGAAGRSLRCYHILHDDRSNNPLAELGQGQVQGGGGGMAMSELRFNLPTAELFKSAEGREEVKTQLQGHFNKLLGRDERNDAYDDGMVSPFDINLGKEKAGGGNRGKRAKLGKLIIYPDGLKMLDLLVSANMGLWWQAWEKSF is encoded by the exons ATGGAGGCTCGTTCTTTAACTGCACTCAATAATCTTGCAGGCAATCCGCCTCAATATCCCATCAACCCAGCTCAAGAGAGACAAGATCCTGTCACTCTTTACATCTCACGAGTCCCTGGTACTCGAG ATGTTATCCTCTCCCCTTTCAAGCCTCAACTAAAGATCGTCACCGCCGAAGATGTCGCGAATTGTCTTTACTACGTCCACTATGAAGTCCCCTCACTAGAACCAACTGGAGGTGCGCCGGGTTTGCGAGATGACGGCCATCGATCTTCGAGCGACGAGAACTCTTCTATACGGAATATCAAGAGGAAGCCTGTTCCTGGTGGCGCAAGACCATTGACGCCTCCGCCCACCGATCATCTTCCCGTCCCCGACCAAGACCCTACCCGAAGACGCGGCTTGTCAGTCAACTCGACCTTTGATCCTCGACAACAACCCTCCCCACGATATGATCACGAACAGGAAGAGCAAAGCCCGGTTCTACCTCCTCGACCGGGTACAAACGTTCCAAGGATTCAAGCGCCTCAACCTTCAATCTCTCGAGATCCTTCCGTAACTCGAAAGCCAGTTGGTCCTCGAACATCAACAAGTTCCGCCCCTGGATCAGAGAACCAGCGTCCTCTTCCACAAGCGCCTGGTCCATACCCAGCAGCTGCAGACTTGGAACGAATGCTTGCTTCGAACCGACCCCCGCCAAACCGAAAAAACCACAGCCGTTCCCCGTCCCCGAAAAAGAGCTATGAGGGAAAACAACCTTTCAAGCTGGCACTTATACGCCGTGACCCAAGCACAGGAAACCAGTGGAACGTTGGACATATATCATCCTTCCAAACAGACGCACCACCACCCGACCAAGACGACGCAAACCCGCTCTTCACATCTGTACCACCCGTTGCGCAACCGCCAAACGCCGGAAATCCCCCCATCAACGTCCATATCGAGACGCTAGGGTATGGCAAGTTCCGCGGTATGCCAACTCGACGAAGTTTCGACGCAGGACCTGGCATGGATACTACTCAGCCAAAGGATGGCGGGGTTGTTATGTCAAGACAGATTGCTATGGCTTATGCGAAGAGTTGGACAACTAACTGGCGCGAAATGCTGCAGGATGGCGCTGGACGTGGCCACGGGCGACAAGGCAGTGTTGGCTCGGTTGATTCTGTGGAAGCGTCGTCACCCGTCGAACCTGCGATATCAATGCAACCAGCACCTGGATTCAGACCACGGGGATACATCTTTACGAGTCCCTGGAACGGAAGATGCGAGTTCCGCACTGGAGCTGCAGGTCGCAGTTTGCGGTGCTATCACATTCTGCACGACGACAGATCAAATAACCCCCTGGCCGAGCTCGGCCAAGGTCAAGTACAAGGCGGCGGTGGTGGCATGGCCATGAGCGAACTCCGGTTCAATCTCCCCACTGCAGAGCTCTTTAAATCAGCAGAAGGTCGAGAGGAAGTCAAGACCCAGTTACAAGGACACTTCAACAAGCTTCTCGGCCGCGACGAGCGAAACGATGCCTATGACGACGGTATGGTCTCGCCGTTCGACATTAACCTGGGCAAAGAGAAAGCTGGCGGTGGAAACCGCGGAAAGAGAGCTAAGTTGGGCAAACTCATCATCTACCCCGACGGTTTGAAGATGTTGGATTTGTTGGTATCTGCGAACATGGGTCTATGGTGGCAGGCGTGGGAGAAGAGCTTCTAA
- a CDS encoding hypothetical protein (BUSCO:45370at5125), giving the protein MAHATMLARRQLASSSLSTRATSIVGLVQQRGYATPHGPPPANFRTSKPVKWTWDNDSTLDRMGKFFLMTEMARGMYVLLEQYFRPPYTIYYPFEKGPISPRFRGEHALRRYPSGEERCIACKLCEAICPAQAITIEAEERADGSRRTTKYDIDMTKCIYCGFCQESCPVDAIVESPNAEYATETREELLYNKEKLLSNGDKWEPELAAAIRADSPYR; this is encoded by the exons ATGGCCCACGCCACTATGCTTGCGCGACGACAGCTTGCCTCGAGCTCTTTGAGCACCAGAGCTACCAGCATCGTTGGCCTCGTCCAGCAACGAGGCTATGCGACACCTCACGGTCCTCCCCCCGCCAACTTCCGAACGAGCAAGCCTGTGAAGTGGACGTGGGATAATGATAGCACCCTGGACCGCATGGGAAAGTTTTTCCTCATGACCGAGATGGCGAGGGGCATGTATGTCCTGCTTGAGCAGTACTTCCGACCACC TTACACCATTTACTACCCCTTCGAGAAG GGCCCTATCTCTCCCCGATTCCGTGGTGAGCACGCTCTCCGACGATACCCCTCTGGCGAAGAGCGATGTATTGCTTGCAAGCTCTGCGAGGCT ATTTGCCCCGCCCAGGCCATCACCATTGAGGCTGAGGAGCGAGCTGATGGATCCCGCCGAACCACCAAGTACGATATCGACATGACCAAGTGCATTTACTGCGGTTTCTGCCAGGAGTCTTGCCCCGTCGACGCCATCGTTGAGTCGCCCAACGCCGAGTACGCTACCGAGACCCGAGAAGAGCTTCTGTACAACAAGG AGAAGCTTCTCTCCAACGGTGACAAGTGGGAGCCCGAGCTGGCAGCCGCCATCCGCGCCGACTCGCCATACCGATAA